From the Fusarium oxysporum Fo47 chromosome X, complete sequence genome, the window CTAAAATTAACAAGCTTTCACTTCATATATCGGGTATATGGATTGAGACAATCGATTTTTGGGAGTTTTCGGATACTTCACAACACGCATCCGATTCCCGACGAAGTGTTACCTTGACATTTGGGACTATTAGCTGAGCGACGAGGCTGAAGTCAAACTCCGTCCGTGTCATGGCTAAAATGCCGTCTTGCGGCTGTGGTCAAAATCCGACTACTTTAACTGACACAATTGTGGGGAATGACAAAGCCATGACATACCATAAAGGCTCGGTAAAACGGTTATGGGACTGTGGAACAATGGCCAATTATCTTCAAGTGATATAAGATTCTTTACCGTTCCCGCGGGAAGAACCCACATTTATCGGAATTTACCCGCAACGGATGAGACCTTAACCGGGACTGTGATGCAGCGATATTATGAAAAAGGAGATTGTGAGCGAGGTGCAGCGGGTAGGAGTAGTCTGTGACATCGTGCAAGGTGGATAATAGCATATAGTTTCATTAACCGAAACATTAATTGGAGCCTTGCCCATGCCCATACCCTATTGGTTTGTCGTATATATCAGGCTCTGAATCTCGACGTACACCCAGAGGTATGGTTAAAACGCCAACTATATCACAAAATATCACatactttctcttttctAATCTTTTATTGCTATGAGCCAAAATGCTGTACACACGGACCATCAATGATGTTGAACTGTCGTTCGACGACCGAGGCATGGTTTCATCTGAGCCAACTATTGTCTGTCTGCCAGGTCTCGGTCAAGATCATCGAGGCTACAAATACATCCTTCCCTTCTTAGTGGGCAAGTACCGCGTCATCAGAATTGTATGGAGAGGCCATGGTGCCAATCGCGACCCCATGGATAAGTGGAGTGTGGAGGATCAAGCAAGCGATACGATTGCACTCCTCGACTCCCTCCAGGTTCAAACATTCATTCCCATCTCTCACTCCCACGGAGGCTGGTGCGCCATGGAGATGGCAGCGCGACTGGGAAAGGAGCGGGTTCCAGCTATTCTACTGACGGATCTGATCCTGACTCGGCCTCCTCCTGAGTTCATCAAGCACCTCCAAATGACCCAGAACAAGGATACTTGGTACGAGGCTCAAGCCTCTCTAATCAAAGGCTggctcaacaacaccaccaacaagaACGTCTTAGATCATTTTCACAACGACGTGGGTGCATATGGGTTCGAGAACTGGTCTCATTTCTGCTGGCTAGTGGAAAAGAATTATGAGCGCTGGGGTTCACCTATGGAGCGACTTGAGACTATTAATGATCCCCCTTTGGTTCGACATGTCTTCAGTCATCCCAGAGACGAGGCCTACTTTGCAGCACATGAGGAGTTTGCTCGCAAGCATCCTGAGTGGTTCAGCTTTGCCAGGCTTAACGGCGAATCTCACTTTCCGGTTGTCGAGCTTCCAGAAGCTGTGAGTTTTGAGCTTTCAGATCTCGTGAAGCAGGTGACGAGTAAGCAATAAGATGGACAGGTAGGATAGCTCATATGACTAGTGGTTTTGAACTCGGGATCGACTAGAAGAGACTTCCAGTGTCAAAAGAATGGTCCATTTATGCGACTCAATAATACATTAAGAACATGTCATCAGTCAAACGCTTGCATGATATCCTCAAGTAAACAAACACAGTACGGATACTTAGTTCTCATGAGCCAGTATATGTAACCAAATCCTAATAACTCTACGACAGAGAAGGTCCTATGTGGTTCCATGGGTTATCAGCACCGTGATTCTATCTTGTTGGAATCTATTCACCGGCATGGCAAGGAAGAAATATATGTCATATATTGAACCCAACGTGACTTCAGAAAATCCCAGAAAGGCATCGATGTAAGCCTTATTGACTGCAACTCTGTGGTCTTTATGGAGCTAACAGTCGTTTTTAATAGCTAATGATATGATAAATCTAAGGAAACTCTTTCCTCGGTGGTCCTGGATCAGGCGATGGAGCCAATCCAGAGAGTCTAGGGCTGGATCCTAATGTTGACGAGTCTATGGCTTGATATGCACTAATAGTCGTGCCAGCCAGTACAAACTTTCTCCAAGTCTCGATTCAGCAAGATCTTCAGCGTTgcagagcttctcaagcGAGAGCTTCTTATCCCAGTAACACTTCCATGACTTGAGAGATTGGTTCAGAGTTCGAAAGAATATAGCAAGTTCACTGTCGATTAGGAATATTGCAAATGCTGTTCTGCAAGCAAAGAGTTAGGGGGTATCATAAGCGCACTCTGTATAGACTTACCGTATCCTTCTCTCTGTCTTGATCCAATCATACCACCGTTCTGCAAAAGTACTACAGGACGTTTCTTGCGTAGCCAGTTTGCGAGTCGTAAACAGTGATAGAGTTCGGCCAGCATTGACAAGCATATGGATCCGAAGCATTCGCATTCGACAGCGTTTTCTTTTGTCGGTCATTCCTAGTTGGAGATATATGACAATAACAGTTGCATTCAAAAGCTCGATGTGCATATCACAGGTCTTCGAGACACAATCGTGATCCCCATTGATCATCAGTTCAAATTCTTTATGCTCAAAAACTATAGATTTTTAAGTGTCGAACCCCTCAGATGTTATGTCGGAAAATTCTTCAGCATTGTTATAAATAGAGCCGGATACGATTATAGCAAATAGTAGTCGAGATGATATCTTTTCGACAGCGAAGGTTAGGCGGTGAATCATGACGTGATATGGATACATTCTCCGAAAGAAGGCTTCGAGGGCTTGATATACGTTGTTTATGGTGAGCACCGAGCAGCTTCTCAAAGATAAAGCGAGCATTTATTCGGGAGCTACGGCTAGCAGAGGAGACATCGCAAGCATCAGTAAGATGAATGAGATCCAACAGTTCAGGTAGTCGCTGGTCAAGCGAAGTTCGATTGAGGTCACCAAAAATTGGTGCTCCCAAATCTTTTGCTTCCAAAGGATCGAGTATCATGCCGGAAGGCATCAAGTTATTCCAAATCAGTGGGAAATTCCACACGTCGATATTCTTATGAGATAGTAATTGGCCAACATCTTCTAAGAGGTCACGTGGCGGACTTCCAGCCTCATCGGGGAGGGCAGATGATGTTTCTAGGGCATTCCAAACATTGAGAATGTTCTTGTTATCGGGAGACATGTAGCGAAGGAGAAACAGAGTCTTTTCATTTTTCGCGACATTTGATCGGGTTGCATCATTTGAGTCTTGAGTCCTTGCAGAAGCTTCCCGGGGGTCCCAGGACTCGACCTGAGGTGCGGAAGAGATTGGGTTGGTAGGCTTAGAGCGGGCATCTAGGACCCCCTCTACCCAATCGTAAGAACATCTCCTTCCACGGCTTAGACAGGTCTCGCATGGCTCATCAGTGTCGCATGCCAACTTGGACAACGCACATCGATCGCATGCCTTAGGACCCCTACCACGTTTGACATCTGTGGGTATAGGCCGACCAGCACGTTGGTCACATTGTTTCGCGTGCCGCCGTGCCGAGTCACTATTGGTTGAGCTTATGGTACATGGTACAGGCGGGTATTGAAACTCACGCTCTTGAAAACAGGCGTCCACAAAAGAAGCACGGAGTATACTGATCCGGCATATCTGCATAGCGTGAGCTTGTGGATCGCTTGTAGCTGGATACCATGACTTACGAGACCTTTCGTGTCTAGCAAGATGACTTTTGGAAGAGAACACGCTACCGCAAGTACTACATGCTTTGGGTTGGTTTATTGTGAAAAGGCTCGGCATGGGCCAAGATATGAAGCGGACCTTGAAGGGTACTGTTAAACGCAAGATGGCGTTGCAATACAACGAAGCATGGATTCGAGACGTGACCGACTTATTGGCCAAGCTGGTTAAATCTGCACTTTGGCGTCTTTAGCCGTGGGAACCGGTCAGGGAATGGAAGGAAGGGGTTGTTAGTCTCGCTAAGATGGCAGTCAATAGATTTACAGGGGTACCTGTGGATCTTGGACCCCACAACCCAAAGAGTAAAGACCGAATCAGACAAAGGCAAAAAGAGACACGCTAGATATTTTCAGCCTAGACGGAGATTACCCACAAACCTTCTCATATTACTAGTGCAGATTTAGCTTGGTCGGGAACAGCCCATTCTCTCCCCGCTGTTTCATGTGGACTTCCACGTAGGGTAAGCAGCTCGTTGTGAGAGGGAGCTTATCACGGAGGGTCTATGAGGACCGTCATGTCGAAAAAGCTATTTACAATATCTATTAAGAAACGGTCTTTGCCTATGCTATAGGTCGATCAAAGAATAGTCAGGGCACTCATATACATCGCCAGTTTTCATCACGGAAAGCGTAAATCGACCGAAACACATTTAATATCATGAATGCTGCTGAAACTCGGCCGAACCATGGCTTTAGGGTACAGGATTCGAGGCCCAGGAAGATAAtcttccagcatcagcttaTCTCAGAACTATTTGTTCTTTGCAATGACTAATTTAATACATATCTATGCCTGTCTACATATCTGCCATAAATTTGTCAAAGTCGGCCACGATATTTGATCTCCAAAGTTCGCAGAGGGATATAGATAACAATGGCAGTGATAATAGCCAGTTCCTACCCCAGATCTCCGACAATCTCAGCCGAAGGACCTCTAAGCCATACTGTATCCATGCCACAAACAATTGGACCCCAACCAATGACAAAAGTAGCTATGGCTGGAATTCCTGATGGGAGAGCTTTGCCATCATCCCAGACGGCAGGGTCCATGCTAACGGGGTTTGCTCTTCGGAACCATGACCACCCAATAAGAGAGGTGGTTACCGTGATTCCAGATGTGTAGGATGGGATCGAGACCAGTGCCGAGAGTGATGATATGAATGACTTTGAAGCGGGGATTGCCACGCCGATGAGCACACCCGTTGTGATTAGTGCCAAGATGGCCCTGTGAACCCTTTCGAGATATGGAACCACAGCTTGCGCGGCCAGGGAGATACTGTATATATCTCTTGCTGAAGCGATGACCATGGTGAGGGCGAGGATAGTCAAAACGAATCTCCCAAATCTACCTAGTCGTGAGATCAGGATCTCACCAACAACGGCACCAGTTCCGCCTCGCTCAAGGGCTGTGGCCCAGGTAGGTATCATGAGGGCAGCGCCTCCCAAGGCAGCACCAAGTATCATAAGCAGTGAGAATATGACACCAAATCCGGAAAGGAAGTAAAAGGCAAGACGGAAGCGAGACGCCTTCTTCGGCATGTAACAAGCGTAGTCACCGATAATACCTCCCCAAGCAAATGAAATACCTGCCGTCAAAGAGATGAGACTAAGCCAGGGTCTTGCGCCCGTTGCACACGACGGTGCTTGCTGATGAAGCTGGTCGCCAGCGCAGCCGATGAGAATGACGACGCCAAATGCCGAGGGGATCCAAGCATATCGTGCAAACCCGTGTAGGACTCTGTAGCCCATAAAACCGATGAAGCAggcgatgagaagaataATGGCGATGCCTCCTTCGATGGAGAGTGTGCCTGGATTGACCGAGGCGAGTGTCTGACCTCCTGTGACAGAGGCGACTATCCCAAAGATGGCAGTGCCCAACAGGCCAACGAATGAGATAACCTGGTTAAAGTACTTCCTACAAGGGTCCGTCAGCATGTCAGGAAGCAACAGAAAAACTGTCAATCCACGACTTACCCATAGACGTAACGAAACTGACACCACTGTCTCATACCGAGGAGCGGTGCGAGGGTGAGGGTGTAGCAAGGCGGTATGAGAAGAATCAGCTGTAGGCAGATAATCATGGGAGCTGCCTACACTAGTGACAGCCCGTACCCAAGCGTCGTGGCGGCCCTGATACCAATCCTGTAAGCCCAAGGCGGTCATGTCAGCTAGATATTGCATATTCTGAGGGTTTAGGTAGTACTTACGGAAGAAGCCCCATGGACGTTTTTGAGGATAGTGTGAGAATATTGACGTAATTCTCAGCTCCAGTGTTATAGGTTCCAACCCTCGGAGTTCGACACCGAGGTTGGCGAGCTTTTGCTAGAAAGATTTCACTGGCTCACTGGTACCAGGGATAGATATAGCatccttttttctttccaCGCCCAGCTCGGTCTCTATGTCCTTGGACATCTCCGATGATTCATGGTTTTTTCCATCGAGTCTGTTGGGTAGATGATGCTCTTCGAGATTGGCTGCCATGTTTCTCACTTGTAGTACTGGCTTGCAGTGATGAAATGATCGAGTTGATGGTTGTACTAGAGTCTAGGTTCCTGGGGTGCCACAAATGATCATTGGAGGTTGAATTGCCTAGTTTAAGTACTTATGACAAGGCTGATACATGGGGATCATGAGTTGCCGGGAAGATATCATAAAAGAAGCGGCTATGGGACTCTCGCCTGATAGCCGACGCAAGTCAGATCTGCACCACATATACAGTGATAATGGTCCGGACCTTGAGGATGCGTATCTAGTGCCAATACTCTCACTCCATCTGCTGGTACAGAATTGTACTGGAATTAAGCACCAAATGGGCATGGGTATACATTGTCAGTTTAGACTGTGGTACTCCGCACTTTCAAAGTATGCTATTTACTGGTGTGGCGTACCTGGGGCCCGTAAGGCAAGGGAGTAGGAGTCAGTGGCAGATAAGCTGAAGTTAATTCGGTTCCGCTGACTGATACCGAGTCTAGCCAGATGAACATGCTGGCTCTAGCCATCGGGACTTGAAATTCACCTCGTTGGGTGCACTACATGTGATGCTTGAAGCGAAAGAGATAGGACGTCTAAATGTGTCACGTTGATTTAAATTCTTGGACTGCCAGATGTTGATATTGAAATCAATTTGTTATTCCAAGTGGAGATATCCAAGCAGTAACAAAGTCATTTGTTCTTTTGCTAAGATGGAACAGAAATGTCTTGGGACAAAGCAGCTTCCATACGAGCAATCTGCGGATACTGAAACAGCGCACTCGACTCCGTGATTGCATCCAGATCATGGACCTC encodes:
- a CDS encoding Alpha/Beta hydrolase protein, translating into MLYTRTINDVELSFDDRGMVSSEPTIVCLPGLGQDHRGYKYILPFLVGKYRVIRIVWRGHGANRDPMDKWSVEDQASDTIALLDSLQVQTFIPISHSHGGWCAMEMAARLGKERVPAILLTDLILTRPPPEFIKHLQMTQNKDTWYEAQASLIKGWLNNTTNKNVLDHFHNDVGAYGFENWSHFCWLVEKNYERWGSPMERLETINDPPLVRHVFSHPRDEAYFAAHEEFARKHPEWFSFARLNGESHFPVVELPEAVIRILSSHEPVYVTKS